From Pseudobdellovibrio exovorus JSS, a single genomic window includes:
- the lspA gene encoding signal peptidase II, with the protein MSSYLQRKYLLLMGVTGLMVSLDQVTKLLVHTQMELHQSIPVIQNFFHITYVRNFGAAFGFLSQAPTAFRDIFFLAVPPIACLIILFILKGVDDKDTKQTLALSSVFAGAVGNYLDRLHFGFVVDFFDFHYGKLSWPAFNIADMAIVGGVCFLLYFMFKESSASKA; encoded by the coding sequence GTGAGCTCCTATTTACAGCGAAAGTATTTATTATTGATGGGTGTTACGGGTCTGATGGTTTCATTAGACCAAGTAACAAAACTACTGGTACATACACAGATGGAACTGCATCAAAGCATTCCCGTTATTCAAAACTTCTTCCATATCACCTACGTTCGTAACTTTGGAGCCGCCTTTGGATTCTTGTCGCAGGCCCCTACTGCTTTTCGCGATATTTTCTTTTTAGCGGTTCCCCCAATAGCCTGCCTCATCATTCTTTTTATCTTAAAGGGCGTTGACGACAAAGACACAAAACAAACGTTAGCCCTGAGTTCTGTCTTTGCCGGAGCTGTAGGGAACTATCTTGATCGCCTACATTTCGGCTTCGTTGTGGATTTTTTTGATTTTCACTATGGAAAATTATCGTGGCCGGCTTTCAATATAGCCGACATGGCGATCGTGGGCGGTGTTTGTTTTCTGCTGTACTTTATGTTCAAAGAAAGTTCTGCAAGTAAAGCATGA
- a CDS encoding HU family DNA-binding protein, with protein sequence MNKAQLIEKIAAETKMPKAQCEHIVDCFMTNVKKSVKKGDDVKLVGFGTFTKAKRKARMGRNPQTGKTIKIPAAWTPKFRAGAEFKHLVK encoded by the coding sequence ATGAACAAAGCGCAATTGATCGAAAAGATCGCCGCGGAAACTAAAATGCCAAAAGCTCAATGTGAACACATCGTTGATTGCTTTATGACTAACGTTAAAAAATCTGTTAAAAAAGGTGACGACGTTAAGTTAGTTGGCTTCGGTACTTTCACTAAAGCTAAACGTAAAGCTCGTATGGGTCGCAACCCACAAACTGGCAAAACTATCAAAATCCCTGCAGCATGGACTCCAAAATTCCGCGCTGGCGCTGAATTCAAACACTTAGTTAAGTAA
- a CDS encoding APC family permease, producing the protein MVISKLRRILIGSPLSSNNQHHNLIPKWKALPVLAADALSSVAYATEEIVIPLALAAATIPFATHWLLPIAGAIVVLMFIVSLSYRETIQAYPEGGGAYTVVKENLGQNAGLVAGAALLIDYTLTVAVSVSAGVENLVSAFPSLAGVQIFFCIWVILILMTLSLRGVSESATVFAIPTYFFVISIGILIFKGFWQNPHENINPIVDVMQTNYPEIGLILALKAFASGCAALTGIEAVSDAVPIFKNPKAKNAKATLMMMAFLLASLFFGISYLVYAHNLTHVEGVTLVSQLNKLIFGGGVFFYVFQIAVMLILFLAASTAYADFPRVASLLAKDRYAPRQLASIGDRLVFSNGIIGLSVVAIGLIIFFQGRTHYLIPLYAVGVFLSFTLSQSGMVIHHWKNRKQGWKFSIALNGFGAICTAVVLCIVATFKFMHGAWIVILVIPTMVYIFHRIHVHYVMFAREISQSHYNAPISEKVTEHTVIIPVSGLHLGVMNAIRYGMSITHDLRICYVKTDEESYQRMLTAWNEKFPELQLHVLESPYRSISSPIINFIDKVSQEKPTEFVTVIFPEFVTAKWHHQLLHNQTAWLIRLSLLYKKNVIVTSVKYHLTTT; encoded by the coding sequence ATGGTTATCTCTAAACTCAGACGTATTCTTATTGGCTCACCTTTGAGTTCTAACAATCAACATCATAACCTGATTCCAAAATGGAAAGCGCTTCCGGTTCTAGCTGCGGATGCCCTGTCATCAGTGGCTTATGCAACGGAAGAAATCGTCATTCCTTTGGCGTTAGCCGCGGCCACCATTCCATTTGCTACTCACTGGCTTTTACCGATTGCGGGAGCCATCGTTGTCTTGATGTTTATCGTTTCCCTGTCTTATCGTGAAACTATTCAAGCGTACCCAGAAGGCGGCGGCGCCTACACCGTCGTTAAAGAAAATTTGGGACAGAATGCCGGCCTTGTCGCTGGAGCAGCCCTTCTGATCGACTACACACTCACTGTTGCCGTGTCTGTTTCTGCCGGAGTTGAAAATTTAGTTTCTGCATTCCCTAGTTTAGCAGGAGTTCAAATATTTTTCTGTATCTGGGTAATTCTGATTCTGATGACATTAAGTCTTCGCGGAGTTTCAGAATCCGCCACAGTCTTCGCTATTCCCACATATTTCTTCGTTATTTCTATCGGAATTCTAATTTTTAAAGGCTTTTGGCAAAACCCCCATGAAAATATCAATCCCATTGTGGATGTGATGCAAACCAACTACCCCGAAATTGGATTGATTCTTGCCTTAAAAGCTTTTGCCTCGGGATGTGCGGCTTTGACAGGTATCGAAGCTGTATCAGATGCGGTGCCTATCTTTAAAAATCCAAAAGCTAAAAATGCTAAAGCCACTTTGATGATGATGGCTTTCCTGCTAGCCAGTTTATTCTTTGGAATCAGTTATCTTGTGTACGCCCACAACTTAACCCACGTTGAAGGGGTGACGCTGGTTTCTCAATTGAATAAATTAATTTTTGGTGGCGGTGTATTCTTCTATGTATTCCAAATCGCAGTTATGCTTATTCTTTTCCTAGCTGCGTCTACAGCGTACGCTGATTTCCCGCGAGTCGCATCGTTACTAGCAAAGGATCGTTATGCTCCCCGTCAGTTGGCCAGTATTGGTGATCGACTCGTATTTTCAAATGGTATTATCGGTCTGTCGGTTGTGGCCATCGGTCTGATTATCTTCTTCCAAGGTCGCACGCATTACTTGATCCCGCTTTATGCCGTTGGTGTGTTCCTTTCATTTACTTTGTCCCAATCCGGTATGGTGATTCACCACTGGAAGAACAGGAAACAAGGCTGGAAGTTTTCTATCGCCTTAAATGGTTTCGGAGCCATTTGTACAGCCGTCGTTCTGTGTATCGTGGCCACATTCAAATTTATGCATGGAGCATGGATTGTGATCTTAGTTATTCCAACCATGGTGTACATCTTCCATCGCATTCACGTGCACTATGTGATGTTTGCCCGCGAGATTTCACAATCGCACTATAACGCCCCAATAAGTGAAAAAGTCACAGAGCACACGGTGATCATTCCCGTATCTGGCTTACATTTAGGTGTGATGAATGCCATTCGCTATGGGATGAGCATCACTCACGATTTGCGTATTTGTTACGTCAAAACAGATGAAGAGTCTTATCAACGTATGCTCACAGCATGGAACGAAAAATTTCCAGAGCTACAACTACATGTCTTAGAGTCGCCTTATCGTTCGATCTCTAGCCCGATTATTAACTTCATTGATAAAGTCAGTCAGGAAAAGCCAACCGAGTTTGTAACGGTGATTTTCCCAGAGTTTGTCACGGCAAAGTGGCATCACCAGCTACTCCACAACCAAACGGCATGGCTCATTCGGCTGTCGCTGCTTTACAAAAAGAACGTGATTGTCACGAGTGTTAAATATCATTTAACAACAACTTAA
- a CDS encoding prolipoprotein diacylglyceryl transferase produces the protein MIPFINLGSLQIPTFFLVISVSLSLMLFLLSREVDRQQKSRKLAFDLALTLMIAGFVGGRLLHVFYEEWTYYSANPLQVLYFWNGGFVFLGGLLLCLIAGYIFTRIHKVNFLEWADFFTPLFSLGHALGRIGCFLSGCCYGSYCTLPWAIDGRHPTTLYLFFSELLIFFSLLGLRRYRFFQQTTGALFVLWLTVHSSVRFYTEYFRDDFRGIFIRLPLFGSLSISQLISLFIIFNGCVFLVRSLISFRRSSR, from the coding sequence ATGATACCTTTTATCAACCTCGGCTCTTTACAGATTCCCACGTTTTTTCTGGTTATCAGTGTCAGCCTGAGTTTGATGTTATTTTTGTTGTCTCGCGAAGTGGACCGACAACAAAAAAGTCGAAAGTTAGCTTTTGATTTAGCTCTGACCTTGATGATCGCAGGCTTTGTCGGAGGACGTCTACTGCATGTCTTCTATGAAGAGTGGACGTATTACAGTGCCAATCCCTTACAGGTTCTTTACTTTTGGAATGGTGGATTCGTCTTTTTAGGCGGGTTGCTTCTTTGCCTTATCGCTGGTTACATATTTACCCGTATCCACAAAGTTAATTTTTTAGAATGGGCTGACTTTTTCACTCCGCTTTTTTCTTTGGGCCATGCTCTGGGACGCATCGGTTGCTTCCTATCGGGCTGCTGTTATGGTTCCTATTGCACACTTCCGTGGGCTATCGATGGACGACACCCCACAACCCTCTACCTTTTCTTCAGTGAATTATTGATATTTTTCAGCTTACTTGGGCTACGCCGCTATCGCTTTTTCCAACAAACAACGGGAGCTTTGTTTGTGCTTTGGCTCACCGTCCACAGCAGCGTTCGCTTCTATACAGAGTACTTCCGCGATGATTTCCGTGGTATTTTTATTCGTCTTCCCCTATTTGGATCGCTTTCGATTTCTCAGTTAATCAGTTTGTTTATTATCTTTAATGGCTGTGTTTTTCTTGTGAGATCGCTGATTTCTTTCCGTCGTTCCTCACGCTAA
- a CDS encoding ABC transporter substrate-binding protein produces MKKLVSVIAVSLFVFSCTKKANENEILIGSYSPNTGATATFGQFQMNGTQMAIEEINAAGGINGKKIRHINYDNKSDNDETLAVVNRLISQDGVVAILGEATSGRSKIGAQVAQQHKIPMLTSSATNPDVTKIGNYIFRACFIDPFQGTVMAKFMTENLKLKKAAILRDIKNDYSVGLSDIFTQKLKDAGGEILIDVSYQEGDIDFKSQLTAIKSKNVDAIFVPGYYNEVALIAKQAKELGIKQPLLGGDGWSSPKLYEIAKNSLDGSYFSNHYTTESTDPKTIAFVKAYREKYKEDADVMAALAYDAVYFMAEAIKNTTEVTPENIREELTKIKDFHGVTGKMSMNENRDAIKSAVIVQIQGPEYKYITSINP; encoded by the coding sequence ATGAAAAAGCTAGTATCTGTTATTGCCGTTTCTTTATTTGTATTTTCTTGTACAAAAAAAGCTAACGAAAACGAAATCTTAATCGGTTCTTACAGCCCGAATACAGGAGCGACAGCTACCTTCGGACAGTTCCAAATGAACGGAACTCAAATGGCGATTGAAGAGATCAACGCCGCTGGTGGAATCAACGGAAAAAAAATCAGACACATCAATTACGATAACAAGTCTGACAACGATGAAACACTTGCTGTTGTAAATCGCTTGATCAGCCAAGATGGTGTCGTTGCTATTTTAGGTGAAGCGACTTCTGGTCGTTCTAAAATCGGCGCTCAGGTTGCACAACAACACAAAATCCCAATGTTAACTTCATCTGCAACAAATCCAGATGTAACAAAAATTGGTAATTATATTTTCCGCGCTTGCTTCATTGATCCTTTCCAAGGAACTGTGATGGCAAAATTCATGACTGAGAATTTAAAACTTAAAAAAGCTGCTATCTTACGTGACATCAAAAATGACTACTCTGTTGGTCTTTCTGATATCTTCACACAAAAACTTAAAGATGCTGGCGGAGAAATTTTAATCGATGTTTCGTACCAAGAAGGTGACATCGACTTTAAATCTCAGCTAACAGCGATCAAATCTAAAAACGTTGATGCTATCTTTGTTCCTGGTTACTACAACGAAGTGGCTTTAATCGCGAAGCAAGCTAAAGAATTAGGAATCAAACAACCACTTCTTGGTGGTGATGGTTGGTCGTCTCCGAAACTTTACGAAATTGCGAAAAACTCTTTAGATGGCAGTTACTTTTCAAATCACTACACAACTGAATCTACTGATCCTAAAACAATCGCTTTCGTAAAAGCTTACAGAGAAAAATACAAAGAAGATGCAGACGTGATGGCTGCTTTGGCTTATGACGCTGTTTACTTCATGGCGGAAGCTATCAAAAACACAACTGAAGTGACTCCTGAAAATATCCGTGAAGAGTTAACAAAAATTAAAGACTTCCACGGCGTTACTGGAAAAATGTCGATGAATGAAAATCGTGATGCTATTAAGAGCGCGGTTATCGTTCAAATCCAAGGCCCTGAATACAAATACATTACAAGTATTAATCCGTAA
- the pfkA gene encoding 6-phosphofructokinase, with the protein MTTSSLKKIGVYTSGGDAPGMNPAIRAAVRTALSQKVEVVGILNGYVGMIENRMITLQMRDMANIIQRGGTILKTGRSAEFMKPEYRATAANNLKAQGIDGLICIGGDGSFRGAQLLGAEHKIPIIGIPGTIDNDVYGTDDTIGFDTAVNTALQAIDKIRDTADSHDRIFIVEVMGRNSGWIASHVGLAGGAEEILTAENIISVDKIVENLKNSRARGKTSSIIITAEGQKPGRAYDLSDAIRKKSGLDAKVCILGHQQRGGTPSAHDRILASRLANAAVEALLAGRNNTMIGVQADKLVEIPLDLVTSKEKPGDKTLIHLARLLSI; encoded by the coding sequence ATGACAACTTCTTCACTGAAAAAAATTGGTGTCTACACAAGTGGCGGCGATGCCCCTGGGATGAACCCCGCAATTCGTGCTGCCGTTAGAACAGCTCTTTCTCAAAAAGTAGAAGTCGTTGGAATTCTAAATGGCTATGTGGGCATGATCGAAAACAGAATGATCACCTTACAGATGCGTGACATGGCCAACATCATCCAGCGCGGCGGAACTATTTTAAAAACAGGACGCTCGGCTGAATTCATGAAACCTGAATATCGTGCGACTGCTGCTAATAATTTAAAAGCTCAAGGTATTGATGGCCTTATTTGTATCGGTGGTGATGGCTCTTTTCGCGGAGCTCAGCTTTTAGGTGCTGAACATAAAATTCCAATCATCGGAATCCCTGGAACAATCGACAACGATGTCTATGGAACTGATGACACCATCGGATTTGATACCGCAGTGAACACAGCACTTCAGGCTATCGACAAAATCCGTGACACCGCTGACAGTCACGATCGAATTTTCATTGTGGAAGTGATGGGACGAAATTCTGGTTGGATCGCTAGCCATGTCGGACTTGCCGGCGGAGCCGAGGAAATTCTAACCGCTGAAAATATCATCAGTGTGGACAAAATCGTTGAAAACCTGAAGAACTCACGTGCTCGTGGTAAAACAAGTAGCATTATCATCACCGCCGAAGGACAAAAGCCCGGTCGAGCCTACGATCTATCCGATGCTATTCGCAAAAAGTCAGGATTAGATGCAAAAGTGTGCATCTTAGGCCATCAGCAACGTGGTGGAACTCCGTCTGCACATGATCGTATTTTAGCCTCTCGCCTAGCCAATGCTGCCGTAGAAGCGCTTCTTGCGGGGCGAAATAACACTATGATTGGCGTTCAGGCCGACAAACTGGTTGAAATCCCCCTAGATCTTGTTACTAGTAAAGAAAAACCAGGTGATAAGACCCTGATTCATCTTGCCAGATTGCTCTCGATTTAG
- a CDS encoding DNA gyrase inhibitor YacG has product MQNKQIKCPQCGRFAFYSPENPFRPFCSERCKLIDLGQWASGSYSIPAENNTPSEPNQALGETGEDDDSEFNS; this is encoded by the coding sequence ATGCAAAATAAACAGATAAAATGCCCGCAGTGCGGGCGTTTTGCTTTTTACTCTCCTGAAAACCCTTTTCGCCCTTTCTGCTCAGAGCGCTGTAAACTTATCGATTTAGGTCAGTGGGCCAGCGGTTCTTACTCGATTCCAGCCGAAAACAACACCCCCTCAGAACCTAACCAAGCATTGGGTGAAACTGGTGAAGATGACGACTCTGAATTCAATTCCTAA